The sequence GACTTTTTATTGTCGATTGATTTAGAGACATTCAGAATATTATTACGATCTTATAACAGCTAGCAGTCAGTCCTCGACTGTTAGCTGAGAGAATGTTTTCTTATTGCCCTTCAGGTAACGAGTCAACCGGGTTATCCGGATATAAGACCCGGATACGTCGCCGCACGATTTCGACCTGAAATGCAGCCATTACTGCAATCATAATCAGAATTTCACCAAATCCGCCTTGCTCAGTTGGTTGATTATAAAGGTACTGCAGTGTGCCAATAATCCATTTTGATCCCACGAGCAGTAGGAATAAAGTGATGGTCAGAGGTGTTCCTTTGCAAAAAATACGTCCATCCGGTTCACGCCAGATCTCAATGAGACGGCCTTGTAAAACACCGATGACGATACTAAATAAAACACCGCTACCTAATACAACCCAGGAAGTCATGGTAGCTGGCATATATGTGCCACCCACTACCAGCCCGACCATCCCATAAACCCAAGCCCATTTAAAACGAGCGGGGCCTAACGACACCTCGTGACTGACCGACTGACGGTACAATGCAAAAAGTGTTAGCACCAAAATAATCAGTATTTGTACGGGAGTCATCGCTATCTCCTGTAAGAGAAGCATCCAGTCAGCAATAAAACACCTTAATTGACCATAATATCCAACAACATGGGTAGTATAGAGATGCTTTATCAGTCTTTGGCAAACAGCAAACAAAAACTTTCTATCAAGAACGGTTAACAATACATTGCCAACTCGAACTGTACAAAGTTTAGTCTATTTTTTTGATAATTAACAGGAGGTCAACTCTGTCGAGTTTATTCGGCATTCACATTAAATCGCTTTAACTATTTGTTATTATAATCTCAACACGACTCTCACTCTTGCCAATGAAAATACATCTCAAGTGAAAATAAGATTCAGATCTCTTCTCGTCATATTTAATATCATCATATTGATGATAAACTTGTGACGCTTTTTATCGAGCAACATAAATGATATTTAAAGAGGAATATAAATGGCTCAGAATATTTATGATAATCAGGATTTTTTTTCAGGCTACGCCAAACTTAGCCGTTCAGTCGATGGATTAGATGGTGCTCCGGAGTGGTCAGCTATCTGTAAAATCCTGCCACCACTGGCTGGACGTAAAGTTGTCGACTTAGGTTGTGGCTATGGTTGGTTTTGCCAATATGCACGTTTACAAGGCGCGGCTGAAGTTTTAGGCATTGATGTTTCCGAGAGAATGTTAAATCGCGCTAAAGAAATGACTGCTGACGAAGGCATTACTTATCGCCAAGAAGATTTGGAAAATACCAAACTACCACAGCAGATGTATCATTTAGCATACAGTTCTCTAGCATTACATTACATCAAAGCGCTTCCAGAGTTGCTGACTACAATTTATAACGCCTTGCTTCCGGGGGGAAATTTCATTTTTTCTGCAGAACATCCTATCTACACCGCGCCTAAGCAACCCGGTTGGTTAATTGCAGATGATGGGCAAAAATCATGGCCAGTAAATAGCTATCAGGCTGAAGGTGAGCGAGTCACAAACTGGTTAGCTGAAGGTGTAATTAAGCAACATAGAACGTTAGGAACTTATATTAATCTTTTAATCGAACATGGTTTCATTATTAGATATTTAGAGGAGTGGGGCCCAGCAGCACAGCAAATTACAGATTGTCCTGCGCTGGATGAGGAAAAAGAACGTCCAATGATATTCTTACTCTCTGCTCAAAAACCTGCCTAGCAGTAAATGTAATCCATTAGTAAACCACTATAATTTAGTATCCGTTATCGGGGAGGTTAACTCCCCCGGCCCTCTTTAGAAAGACATCCCCAAAAAATAGTCGTTTATACGCCCTAAAATGGGGCTTACTCCCCAATTCAGTGCGTTTATTTATTTAAAATAATTAAAAATACTCAGTTAATCAATTGTTTATATGTGGCGCAGAATTTGCTTATTAACTGTAATGATCCCCGAGGAGGTTAATATGAAAACAATGTCAGCGTACTACTTACAATACACCGCGTTTCTGCTCCTAGTTGCTGGAGTTCTTCATTTTGTTTTTCAGTAACGAGTAAAATATCCCACCCTTATAGCTCATGCTGATGACCACTCTGCTGCTTCTGCGAATTTATACTGGCAGAGTGGGATTATTGCTTAGCAATAAACATTGACACCATTCTTGCCACACAAAAACATGTGGTAGTTAACAAAACACCTCTGCTACTGGCGATTATTCCCATTCATAGAAGAGAGAGGTTCTGGCGCGATTATGCCACCAAAGCACAAGCCATACGCGCTGCTCAGGCAAAACGCGATAAATTACAACGTGGTGTGGCTGAGTTTTCTATTACTTTAGCCGTTGGCAGGCCAAAGCTATACCCGGAAACACCCGTCAAAGTTAAGGGGTTTAAGCCGGTGAAAGATAGCCAGCCGCGGATAATGACTAAAATTATTCATTCGCTCAATAATAACGGTTATACGACAAACCTCGAACTTGAAGTTCTACTATCAGATATAAGCCATGAAGCCATTTATACATAACCAGTTGAATATAAACAAATTATTTATTAGTTTGAATAATTTAAAATAGTCAATAAGCTCAAATGAACGTTGAGGTGTTTATTATGACGCGATGCCCTATTTGCCGTTGCACAGGCATACTTGATCCAGTCGTGAAATATCTTCCGAAACTAAAGAGAGATATAATCGGTGTACCAATATTAATTGTGGACATACATTTATTACAATAGAGACATTTATTCGCTCTATTATGACTCCATATGTTATTAATAAAACTCCGCTACATCCAACTGCTCAAGAGCAATCTACGCTCAATTTCTAATTATATTATTTGGCAAAAAATAACCTGCAAACTCGCGAATTTTTTAGTGTCAAAAAATCGCCATCGCCACAGATTTCTGTCGCCATTTTGTCGCCACTACTTTTGGGGATTTTAAATGAGGATTTTATAATTTATTGATATTTATGGTTTTGTTGGTGGGTCGTGGCGGGTTCGAACCGCCGACCAATTGATTAAGAGTCAACTGCTCTACCAACTGAGCTAACGACCCAACGGCGATAATTATTCTCCTGTTAGTCTTTACTGTCAAACACTTCATCGGATTTTTCTCTTTATACCAAGTGATATTCATCTCCGTGGATTAATTATGCATCAGGCACTTGCTATTATTGTTAGTTATGTAACTTCATGTTGTAATTCCATGCGCTGTGATGAACTTAACAAAATTCAGTGTGTGAAATATAAACACTGGAAAACGAGGCGTATTGTGCAATTATTGTTGCGAAGATATTAAATAATTCGAAAGTTGTATTTAAAACATACAAAAATCCGACAGACAGACAGACAGACAGACAGACAGACAGACAGACAGACAGACAGGGTAAGACCAAAGAGCCAACATAGAGCTCAACAACTTCACAAATACAGGAAGAGGGAATGGGAAAGATGGTAGACCAATCCAAGATAGTGGCAGAACCTGTGCCGGAACCTGAGGAGCACCTTCAACGAAGTCTCTCCAATCGCCATATTCAGCTTATTGCTATTGGTGGTGCCATAGGTACCGGCTTGTTTATGGGATCGGGTAAAACCATCAGCCTTGCCGGGCCGTCGATCATCTTCGTTTATATGATAATCGGCTTTATGTTGTTCTTCGTGATGCGAGCAATGGGTGAATTGCTGCTTTCGAATCTGAAGTATAAATCGTTCAGTGATTTTGCCGCTGACCTATTAGGCCCATGGGCGGGCTTCTTCACCGGTTGGACTTACTGGTTTTGCTGGGTGATAACCGGTATTGCCGATGTTGTTGCCATCACCGCTTATGCGCAATTCTGGTTCCCCGGCTTCTCACAGTGGGTCGCCTCATTATTAGTCGTTTTGCTGCTGCTGTCGCTAAACCTGGCAACAGTAAAAATGTTTGGTGAGATGGAGTTCTGGTTTGCCATGATTAAAATTGTGGCAATTGTGGCGCTGATCTTTGCCGGGTTGACCATGGTATTAATGAGTTATCAGTCCCCATCAGGCACGACCGCATCATTTACCCATTTATGGAATGATGGCGGCATGTTCCCGAAAGGAATCAGTGGCTTCTTTGCCGGTTTCCAGATTGCCGTTTTTGCGTTTGTCGGTATTGAATTAGTTGGGACCACTGCCGCTGAAACCAAAGACCCAGAGGTGGTATTGCCACGTGCGATTAACTCCATTCCTATCCGCATAATCATGTTCTATGTTTTCTCATTGATTATGATTATGTCTGTGACACCATGGAGCTCAGTGGTTGCTGATAAAAGCCC comes from Yersinia canariae and encodes:
- a CDS encoding class I SAM-dependent methyltransferase, which encodes MAQNIYDNQDFFSGYAKLSRSVDGLDGAPEWSAICKILPPLAGRKVVDLGCGYGWFCQYARLQGAAEVLGIDVSERMLNRAKEMTADEGITYRQEDLENTKLPQQMYHLAYSSLALHYIKALPELLTTIYNALLPGGNFIFSAEHPIYTAPKQPGWLIADDGQKSWPVNSYQAEGERVTNWLAEGVIKQHRTLGTYINLLIEHGFIIRYLEEWGPAAQQITDCPALDEEKERPMIFLLSAQKPA
- the cycA gene encoding D-serine/D-alanine/glycine transporter; the encoded protein is MVDQSKIVAEPVPEPEEHLQRSLSNRHIQLIAIGGAIGTGLFMGSGKTISLAGPSIIFVYMIIGFMLFFVMRAMGELLLSNLKYKSFSDFAADLLGPWAGFFTGWTYWFCWVITGIADVVAITAYAQFWFPGFSQWVASLLVVLLLLSLNLATVKMFGEMEFWFAMIKIVAIVALIFAGLTMVLMSYQSPSGTTASFTHLWNDGGMFPKGISGFFAGFQIAVFAFVGIELVGTTAAETKDPEVVLPRAINSIPIRIIMFYVFSLIMIMSVTPWSSVVADKSPFVELFVLVGLPAAASVINFVVLTSAASSANSGVFSTSRMLFGLAKEGDAPKQFGKLSRRSVPASGLTFSCICLLGGVVLIYLIPNVMTVFTLVTTVSAILFMFVWTIILCSYLVYRKRRPALHKKSIYKMPAGIFMSWVCMAFFAFVLVLLTLESDTRQALIVTPLWFVILTIGYFILKKRRTHLYDSNNR